A stretch of Polypterus senegalus isolate Bchr_013 chromosome 3, ASM1683550v1, whole genome shotgun sequence DNA encodes these proteins:
- the LOC120526517 gene encoding trace amine-associated receptor 1-like: MNQTAGLNNSQFCFRSIKNSCLRQTYSVNIHIVIYLALCAVILLTVSGNSLVIIAIAHFKQLHTPTNFLTLSLAVADLLLGGLVMPPSVIRTVEKCWYFGDLFCIFHSSIDVLLCVTSILHLFFISIDRYYAICHPFEYKSKFTLTLMKKMIFICWSLAAVYGFVIIFAQFNVKPNESILGGNNYCVGSCNNLLNEVSSTISAIISFYIPGSIMIGIYVKIYMVASKQAKSLRQTSEHRNEDSRKRETKAAKTLAIIVGAFLFCWSPSFFCIIINHAINFSIPPLLFECVFWFSYTNSTFNPFIYAFFYKWFRKAVKLIILGKIYKSNSCSVQLYSE, from the coding sequence ATGAATCAAACTGCAGGTTTAAATAACAGCCAGTTTTGTTTCAGATCAATAAAAAACTCCTGTCTCAGACAAACCTACTCGGTAAACATacatattgttatatatttaGCATTATGCGCAGTAATTCTCTTGACTGTGTCTGGGAACAGTTTGGTCATCATTGCTATTGCTCATTTCAAGCAGCTTCATACACCAACAAACTTTCTGACGCTTTCTTTAGCAGTTGCTGACTTACTTCTTGGTGGACTGGTAATGCCTCCCAGTGTGATTAGAACTGTTGAAAAATGTTGGTATTTTGGGGATCTCTTCTGTATATTTCATAGTAGTATAGACGTCTTACTTTGTGTAACTTCTATTTTGCATCTTTTCTTCATTTCAATTGATCGCTATTATGCAATTTGCCATCCTTTCGAATATAAATCTAAATTTACACTCACCcttatgaaaaaaatgattttcatttgcTGGTCTCTAGCAGCTGTTTACggatttgtaataatttttgctcAATTCAATGTAAAGCCTAATGAGAGTATACTTGGTGGAAATAATTATTGTGTAGGAAGTTGCAATAATCTTCTAAATGAAGTTTCAAGTACAATTTCTGCAATAATTTCCTTTTATATTCCTGGATCTATTATGATTGGAATCTATGTCAAGATTTACATGGTAGCATCAAAGCAGGCCAAATCTTTACGACAAACAAGTGAACACAGAAATGAAGACTCAAGGAAGAGAGAAACAAAGGCAGCAAAAACACTGGCAATCATTGTTGgagcttttcttttttgctggtCACCTTCTTTTTTCTGCATTATTATTAACCATGCAATTAACTTTTCAATCCCTCCCTTACTCTTTGAATGTGTTTTCTGGTTTTCCTACACAAATTCAACCTTTAATCCtttcatttatgcatttttttataaatggttTAGAAAAGCAGTGAAATTAATTATATtaggtaaaatatataaaagcaatTCTTGCTCAGTGCAACTTTATTCAGAGTAA